The nucleotide sequence TTATGCTCAGCCCTTTGAACGACATCACATTCAGAAATCCAAATGGTTCAGCTTCGGCTTCAACGGCCAGCTGGCGAACTACCAGGACCTGTGTAAAGAAGTCCTGACCGAGTCTGACTTTCATCTGGCGCGGGAAACCGACACCGAAATCCTGATGCATCTGCTTTCCCAGGAGCTTTCCAAAGAGAACCCCGGTGAGCTGCACGAGATTCTGGGCACACTCAGCAAGCGACTGGACGGCGCCTACAATATTGTTTTTCTGGACGCGCTGGGCAACATGTTTGTCTCGCGGGATCCGGTCGGCATTCGCCCGCTGTGCTATGCCTTTGATGGTTCGCTGTTTGCGGCTGCCTCGGAGAGCGTCGCGCTGGCAAACATGGGATTTGATGAGGACCAGATCGAAAGCCTGGCGCCCGGTTCCGCGGTCATCATCAAGGATGGCGAACTCTCGATCCGCGAATATGCCAGGCCGACACAGAAAGCCCACTGCTTTTTCGAATGGATTTATTTCGCGAACGTCTGCAGTACCCTGGATGACCAGAGCGTCTACATCACCCGTAAACGCCTGGGTGAAGAGCTGGCCGAACAGGAAACCGTGCCCATTGACGATGACACAATCGTGGTTCCCGTGCCCGACACGGCCAAAGCAGCTGCCGACAGTATGGCCTATCATTTAAGCGTGCCCTGCCTGGAAGGACTGATTCGTAACCGTTATATCGGCCGTACGTTTATCGAAGGTGCGAACCGTAGTGACAAAGTCCGTGCGAAATACACGCCGCTGCCTGAAGTTCTGGAAGGCAAACGTGTGCTGCTGGTGGAAGATACCATTGTGCGTTCCACCACAATGAAAGCACTGATCAGCCAGCTGAAAGAACGGGGACGCGCAAAAGAAGTGCACGTGCGCGTGGCCTGTCCGCCGATTATCGGTCCCTGTTTTTACGGAATCGACATGTCGACGATCAACGAACTGTTTGCTCCCCGGTTCCTGGATGGGGGCGATATGACCCCCGAAGTGGAAAAAGCAATGGCTGCTGCCATTGGAGCCGACAGTCTGAAATATCTGCCGAAAGAATCGATCGCACGCGCCGTTGGTCTGCCCGGAACATCGCTCTGCCAGGCCTGTATCGATACGACCTACCCCACAGACGCAGGTCGGAAACTGTATCAGATCGCCGTTGATAATTCTCAGAATGAAGACCGCGATTCCGATTCTCACCGGACCTACGATGTCACTCCTCCCACGCCGGTTCGCTCCTGACGGTCTGCTTAGAATTCAATAAAGGAATATACGGTCCTATGTCTGCCTCGCATGAGATAGAAATCC is from Gimesia maris and encodes:
- a CDS encoding amidophosphoribosyltransferase, producing the protein MSELYHECGVAAVYHLPNRETSPLAPLGSPEKTSQLISRLLLDIQNRGQLAAGMTTFNPARNQLIDTHKDVGTVTEVFQLNHQQTFNALMKKYEGPAAIGHVRYATCGKDDRSYAQPFERHHIQKSKWFSFGFNGQLANYQDLCKEVLTESDFHLARETDTEILMHLLSQELSKENPGELHEILGTLSKRLDGAYNIVFLDALGNMFVSRDPVGIRPLCYAFDGSLFAAASESVALANMGFDEDQIESLAPGSAVIIKDGELSIREYARPTQKAHCFFEWIYFANVCSTLDDQSVYITRKRLGEELAEQETVPIDDDTIVVPVPDTAKAAADSMAYHLSVPCLEGLIRNRYIGRTFIEGANRSDKVRAKYTPLPEVLEGKRVLLVEDTIVRSTTMKALISQLKERGRAKEVHVRVACPPIIGPCFYGIDMSTINELFAPRFLDGGDMTPEVEKAMAAAIGADSLKYLPKESIARAVGLPGTSLCQACIDTTYPTDAGRKLYQIAVDNSQNEDRDSDSHRTYDVTPPTPVRS